A single window of Methylomarinum sp. Ch1-1 DNA harbors:
- a CDS encoding UPF0182 family protein, with translation MRIRKLLPALVGATIVIAIVLYVAFYFVFLDLFVDLWWFRSLQYEAYFWLRLLYRFILSGGVTLFFFAVFFFHFWIASRYLGLNPPDAVLLDADKRRRFQSFADVFMSGSSKVYTPLSFFLAVFIAIPFYEQWEKALLFFFGSASGIVEPVFEQDVSFYMLSYPIFMLIQQELLSTAIILFFLVGGLYWLEHIFVPNQSKEYPLGAKIHLTMLLGFIVLFVIWGFLLERYSLLYVDSHEPVFFGPGFVEMRYQLPLIWLSILFFLAMAVAGMVFIFSEKHRIKMPLIICAIGFVCVVGLRKVEFIPQLMTTFIVKPNPVKTEGVFMQHNIDATLDAYDLNNIKTIETTVSLDATKDIEEWSTKKHFENIPVWDREFLTDVYMQLQGIRPYYRFPAVDEDRYFLNNHYQQVNLAAREMNIKKLPAEAQNWENTHLRYTHGYGAVVTPAAQDAGKPIIWYLRDLNMTSDAGFKVKYPDIYYGQEPYHYAIMPNQLTVAGLSSSDPGTGSQYVGSGGVPIPGYFRKILFAFYFKDEKIFFSTNISTRSKMMIRRNLIDRINALTPFLHLDKDPYLVIDKDRFYWIQDAYTTSDKYPVSKPAADDFLDAKLDFNYIRNSVKIVVDAYDGSVDFYISEPDDPIIKGYNLAYPGLFKDLDEMPLELKKHLRYPRDLFYMQMKVYAKYHQITPELFYEQAETWQHATVNKQQVRPYFITMDFGNCNDREEFVMINPMTPINRDNLSMIGIAGTLNREQCGVSYDPGVTIYKFSKDVQVNGPAQVDALIDQDPDVSEQFTLWDQHGSSVQRGRMVILPMGNSILYVQPIYMLSTKTRIPELTRVIVSIGNQVVMDKTLWSAFNRLKKLFIKEVKDAAGSGTTVGD, from the coding sequence ATGCGAATCCGGAAACTGTTGCCTGCCTTGGTGGGTGCGACCATCGTTATCGCTATAGTTTTATACGTTGCGTTCTATTTCGTATTTCTCGATCTTTTTGTCGATCTCTGGTGGTTCCGTTCGCTGCAATATGAAGCCTATTTCTGGCTGAGATTGTTGTATCGCTTTATTCTTTCCGGCGGCGTCACGCTGTTTTTCTTCGCGGTATTCTTTTTTCATTTCTGGATCGCCTCGCGTTACCTGGGGCTGAATCCGCCCGATGCGGTGTTGCTCGATGCCGATAAAAGACGACGTTTTCAAAGTTTTGCCGATGTTTTCATGAGCGGTTCGTCGAAAGTTTATACGCCGTTATCTTTTTTTCTGGCCGTGTTCATCGCGATTCCGTTTTACGAGCAGTGGGAAAAGGCGCTGTTGTTTTTCTTCGGCAGCGCCTCCGGTATCGTCGAACCGGTTTTTGAGCAGGACGTCAGTTTCTATATGCTCTCCTATCCGATTTTTATGCTGATTCAACAGGAGCTGTTGTCGACGGCGATTATTCTGTTTTTCCTGGTTGGAGGGTTGTATTGGCTGGAGCACATCTTTGTGCCGAATCAAAGCAAGGAATATCCATTAGGCGCGAAGATCCATCTAACGATGCTGCTCGGCTTCATCGTGCTGTTTGTGATTTGGGGCTTCTTGCTGGAACGTTACTCGCTATTGTATGTCGATTCGCATGAGCCGGTTTTTTTCGGCCCGGGTTTTGTCGAAATGCGTTATCAATTACCGCTGATTTGGTTGTCGATCTTATTTTTCCTGGCGATGGCCGTTGCCGGGATGGTGTTTATTTTTTCCGAAAAGCACCGTATCAAGATGCCGTTGATTATTTGCGCTATCGGTTTCGTTTGCGTCGTCGGCTTAAGGAAAGTGGAGTTCATCCCGCAATTGATGACGACCTTCATCGTCAAGCCGAATCCGGTCAAAACGGAAGGCGTGTTCATGCAGCATAATATCGATGCGACGCTGGATGCCTATGATTTGAACAATATCAAGACCATCGAGACCACGGTCAGCTTGGATGCGACTAAGGACATCGAAGAGTGGTCGACGAAAAAACATTTCGAAAACATTCCGGTCTGGGACAGGGAGTTTTTGACCGATGTCTATATGCAATTGCAGGGGATCCGGCCTTATTATCGTTTCCCGGCTGTCGATGAGGATCGCTATTTTCTGAATAATCATTATCAACAGGTCAACTTGGCGGCACGGGAAATGAATATCAAGAAATTGCCGGCGGAAGCGCAAAACTGGGAAAACACGCATTTACGCTACACCCATGGTTATGGCGCGGTCGTGACGCCGGCCGCCCAAGATGCCGGCAAACCGATAATCTGGTATCTGCGCGACCTGAACATGACTTCCGACGCCGGTTTTAAGGTCAAGTATCCCGACATTTATTACGGCCAGGAGCCGTATCATTACGCGATCATGCCGAACCAGCTGACCGTCGCCGGCCTATCCAGCTCAGATCCGGGGACCGGGAGTCAATATGTCGGCTCCGGCGGTGTGCCCATTCCGGGCTATTTCAGAAAGATCCTGTTCGCGTTCTATTTCAAAGACGAAAAAATCTTCTTTTCGACCAATATCTCGACCAGAAGCAAGATGATGATACGGCGCAATCTCATCGACCGGATCAATGCGCTGACGCCGTTTCTGCATCTGGACAAAGACCCTTATCTGGTCATCGATAAAGACCGCTTTTATTGGATTCAAGATGCCTATACGACTTCGGATAAGTATCCCGTCTCCAAGCCGGCGGCGGATGATTTCCTCGACGCTAAACTGGACTTTAATTATATCCGCAACTCGGTGAAGATCGTCGTCGACGCCTATGATGGTTCGGTGGATTTTTATATTTCGGAGCCCGATGATCCGATCATTAAGGGCTACAATCTCGCCTATCCGGGCTTGTTTAAAGACCTGGATGAAATGCCTCTGGAATTGAAAAAACATCTGCGTTATCCGCGTGATTTGTTTTATATGCAAATGAAGGTCTATGCCAAATATCACCAGATCACGCCGGAGCTGTTTTATGAGCAGGCGGAAACTTGGCAGCACGCGACCGTCAACAAACAACAAGTCAGGCCCTATTTCATCACGATGGATTTCGGGAACTGCAATGATCGGGAAGAGTTTGTGATGATCAACCCGATGACGCCGATCAATCGCGACAACCTCAGTATGATTGGGATTGCCGGCACCCTGAATAGAGAGCAGTGTGGCGTCTCCTATGACCCTGGCGTGACCATCTACAAATTTAGCAAGGATGTTCAGGTCAACGGGCCGGCTCAGGTCGATGCGTTGATCGATCAGGATCCTGATGTTTCCGAACAGTTCACGCTATGGGATCAGCATGGATCCAGCGTTCAGCGTGGCAGGATGGTGATCTTGCCGATGGGGAATTCGATACTCTATGTTCAGCCGATCTATATGTTGTCGACCAAAACCAGGATACCGGAATTAACGCGGGTCATCGTTTCGATTGGCAACCAGGTGGTGATGGACAAGACATTATGGTCGGCCTTCAATCGCCTGAAAAAGCTGTTTATCAAGGAAGTCAAAGATGCCGCCGGTTCCGGCACCACCGTTGGAGACTAG
- a CDS encoding Rsd/AlgQ family anti-sigma factor, which translates to MSAAIKFHPERRQHIQCLITELQQQRQELWSLYCQIGRLKPFDDHAALKPILKQFAEIIVDYVSLGHFGIYDRLLAGCERRARLLTDAQNIYPEFSKTTDAVITFNDRYDQGKRKFTVDKLEADLSKLGESLAYRMEIEDRLCGMLLS; encoded by the coding sequence ATGTCTGCTGCAATCAAATTCCACCCTGAAAGGCGTCAACATATCCAGTGTTTGATCACAGAATTACAGCAACAAAGACAAGAACTCTGGTCTTTGTATTGCCAAATTGGACGTTTAAAGCCTTTCGACGACCATGCCGCCCTCAAACCGATACTGAAGCAATTTGCCGAAATCATCGTTGACTATGTATCGCTGGGACACTTCGGGATTTACGATCGCTTGCTGGCGGGATGCGAACGCAGGGCGCGCCTGCTAACCGACGCCCAGAACATTTATCCTGAATTCTCCAAAACCACCGACGCGGTGATCACCTTCAATGACCGCTACGACCAAGGTAAACGCAAATTCACCGTCGATAAACTGGAAGCCGACTTGTCCAAACTGGGCGAAAGCCTAGCCTATCGAATGGAAATCGAGGACAGACTCTGCGGCATGCTGCTTAGTTAA
- a CDS encoding glycosyltransferase family 2 protein has product MLAVSVVIPTYNRRDRLQRALASVFAQSYAAREVIVVDDGSTDGSGAMVEELFPSVRYHYQANKGVSSARNVGIGLATGDWIAFLDSDDEWLPDKLTTQVARLSEQTDIKVCHTEEIWMRNDKRVNPMRKHRKAGGWIFRNCLPLCAMSPSSIMIQRSVFAAVGGFDESLPACEDYDLWLRITARYPVLFVEQAQIIKYGGHEDQLSRKYWGMDRFRIYALEKIIDEGGLSKDDRVAAMQMLVKKCRIYRQGALKRDKQQEASHYQQLIERFTAA; this is encoded by the coding sequence ATGTTAGCTGTGTCCGTGGTCATTCCCACCTACAATCGCCGTGATCGTCTGCAAAGAGCGCTAGCTTCGGTGTTTGCGCAGAGCTATGCCGCCCGCGAAGTGATTGTCGTTGACGACGGCTCGACCGACGGGAGCGGGGCGATGGTCGAGGAACTTTTCCCATCGGTGCGTTATCATTATCAGGCTAATAAAGGCGTCAGTTCCGCCCGCAATGTCGGCATCGGTCTTGCGACAGGTGACTGGATCGCCTTCCTGGATTCCGATGACGAGTGGTTGCCGGATAAATTGACTACACAAGTTGCAAGGCTAAGCGAGCAGACCGATATCAAGGTCTGTCATACCGAGGAAATCTGGATGCGTAATGATAAACGGGTGAATCCGATGCGCAAACATCGTAAAGCAGGCGGCTGGATCTTTCGCAATTGTCTGCCTTTATGCGCGATGTCGCCTTCGTCTATCATGATTCAGCGCAGCGTTTTTGCCGCGGTGGGGGGCTTCGATGAATCCCTGCCGGCTTGTGAGGATTACGATTTATGGTTGCGTATCACGGCTCGCTATCCGGTGTTATTCGTTGAACAGGCGCAGATCATCAAATACGGGGGGCACGAAGATCAATTGTCGAGAAAATATTGGGGCATGGATCGATTCAGAATCTATGCATTGGAGAAGATTATTGATGAAGGCGGCTTGTCCAAGGACGACCGCGTCGCCGCCATGCAGATGCTAGTGAAAAAATGTCGAATCTACCGGCAGGGTGCGTTAAAACGTGACAAGCAACAAGAAGCTAGCCATTATCAGCAATTGATTGAACGTTTCACAGCGGCATGA
- a CDS encoding SirB2 family protein gives MLKLIHVFFILASFSSFIGRVALLQFNAELLQRKLFKIAPHIIDTLLLLSGIALVFQGNWLAGEYGWIISKLIVLVLYIAFAIMTMRSSGNKRWLAFAAAVASFILIFVIAITKQGFI, from the coding sequence ATGCTCAAATTGATCCATGTTTTTTTTATCCTCGCCTCTTTCTCCAGTTTTATCGGTCGGGTCGCATTATTGCAATTTAACGCGGAGCTATTGCAACGTAAGCTGTTTAAAATTGCTCCGCATATCATCGACACGCTGCTGTTGCTGAGCGGCATCGCATTGGTGTTTCAAGGCAACTGGTTGGCGGGCGAATATGGCTGGATCATCAGTAAACTGATCGTGCTGGTGCTGTACATAGCGTTTGCCATCATGACGATGCGCAGCAGCGGCAATAAACGTTGGCTGGCCTTTGCCGCGGCAGTCGCTAGTTTTATCTTAATTTTCGTCATCGCCATCACGAAGCAAGGATTTATTTAA
- the lexA gene encoding transcriptional repressor LexA, with protein MSYPDPLTRKQQEVFEFLLANQNKFPHPPTLDELCLAMGLKSRGSLHKHIQGLIAAGLVEPPERKQRGVRLTQQALMAMADEDGLPLVGAIAAGQPIEAIENINHMVVPEQLKTDNPCYVLQVKGDSMIDAGIFDGDWVVIEQRSHARNGEIVVALIDKNNATLKYIEQYPHETVLIPANKTIKPMRFHPNQVEIQGVLVGQMRSYQHR; from the coding sequence ATGAGTTACCCTGACCCTCTCACCCGAAAACAGCAGGAAGTCTTTGAATTCCTGCTTGCCAATCAAAACAAATTTCCTCATCCGCCGACCCTGGACGAGCTCTGCCTGGCGATGGGATTGAAATCGAGAGGGTCGCTACACAAACATATTCAGGGCCTGATCGCCGCCGGCCTGGTTGAGCCCCCCGAACGCAAGCAACGCGGCGTGCGCCTGACTCAACAAGCGTTGATGGCCATGGCGGATGAAGACGGACTGCCGCTGGTCGGCGCCATTGCCGCCGGTCAACCCATCGAGGCGATTGAAAACATCAACCACATGGTGGTTCCGGAGCAACTGAAAACCGACAACCCATGCTATGTCTTGCAGGTCAAAGGGGATTCGATGATCGACGCCGGTATTTTTGACGGCGATTGGGTCGTGATCGAACAACGCAGTCACGCCAGAAATGGCGAAATTGTCGTCGCCCTGATCGATAAAAATAATGCCACGCTTAAATATATTGAACAATACCCCCACGAAACGGTATTAATCCCGGCCAACAAAACCATCAAGCCGATGCGTTTTCACCCGAACCAAGTCGAAATCCAAGGGGTGCTGGTTGGTCAAATGAGAAGTTATCAACATCGCTAA
- a CDS encoding M20 aminoacylase family protein: MGVYAGIAAMHDEMRQWRRYFHSFPETAYEEVQTAAFIGKKLQSFGLDVVQGLGMTGVVATLTAGASGKKIALRADMDALFIEERNDLSYKSCHPGKMHACGHDGHSAMLLGAAKYLAERRHFDGTVYFIFQPAEEGRAGAKKMLDDGLFERFPVQAVYGLHNFPDIPAGHFAVKSGAMMASLDCFEIAYRGTATHAAMPHLGNDVMLGAAQLVTALQSIVSRNIDPAEAAVVSITQIHGGNTWNAIPEEIVLRGTYRCFSQSVQAQVQDKIRHIAEAAARCFELQAEIRFNPENPGYPVTVNSEHETACAIEAARAVVGNQALNLEPAASMGSEDFAFMLQQKPGCYIWLGNGPGTGGCLLHNPHYDFNDEILPIGASYWVKLVEMQLAKAD; encoded by the coding sequence ATGGGGGTCTATGCAGGCATTGCGGCGATGCACGATGAAATGCGGCAATGGCGACGTTATTTTCATAGTTTTCCGGAAACCGCTTACGAAGAGGTGCAGACAGCGGCCTTTATCGGAAAAAAGCTGCAGAGTTTCGGTTTGGATGTCGTGCAGGGCCTGGGCATGACCGGCGTTGTTGCGACATTGACGGCAGGTGCGAGTGGCAAAAAGATCGCTCTGCGCGCCGATATGGATGCGCTGTTTATCGAGGAGCGCAATGATTTGTCATATAAATCTTGTCATCCAGGGAAAATGCATGCCTGCGGTCATGACGGGCATAGCGCGATGTTGTTGGGGGCGGCAAAATATTTGGCAGAGCGGCGGCATTTTGACGGAACGGTCTACTTTATTTTTCAGCCGGCCGAAGAGGGGCGAGCCGGGGCGAAGAAAATGCTCGATGACGGCTTGTTCGAACGCTTTCCGGTTCAGGCGGTTTACGGTTTGCATAATTTTCCGGACATCCCCGCCGGGCATTTCGCCGTCAAAAGCGGGGCGATGATGGCGTCTCTCGATTGTTTCGAGATTGCTTACAGAGGCACGGCCACCCATGCGGCGATGCCGCATCTGGGCAATGACGTGATGCTGGGCGCCGCTCAGTTGGTCACGGCTTTACAATCGATCGTCAGTCGTAATATCGACCCGGCCGAAGCGGCCGTGGTCAGCATCACCCAGATTCATGGTGGCAATACCTGGAATGCGATTCCCGAAGAAATCGTATTAAGAGGTACCTATCGCTGCTTCAGCCAGAGCGTACAGGCGCAGGTTCAGGATAAGATTCGCCACATCGCCGAGGCCGCCGCGCGATGTTTTGAGCTGCAAGCCGAAATTCGCTTCAATCCGGAAAATCCTGGCTACCCGGTGACCGTGAACAGCGAGCATGAAACGGCTTGCGCGATCGAGGCGGCCCGCGCCGTCGTCGGGAATCAGGCGCTGAATTTAGAACCGGCAGCGAGCATGGGTTCGGAGGATTTTGCCTTCATGTTGCAGCAAAAGCCGGGTTGTTATATCTGGCTGGGTAATGGTCCCGGCACAGGCGGTTGTTTACTGCATAATCCGCATTACGATTTCAATGACGAAATCTTACCGATCGGCGCCAGCTATTGGGTGAAACTGGTGGAAATGCAGTTGGCGAAAGCGGACTGA
- a CDS encoding DUF3012 domain-containing protein, whose amino-acid sequence MNLSKLMLLPTLLALLTACAPEVGSEAWCQNMKEKPKADWTANEAADFAKHCLFK is encoded by the coding sequence ATGAACTTAAGCAAACTGATGTTACTACCCACCTTACTTGCCTTATTAACCGCCTGCGCTCCAGAAGTCGGTAGCGAGGCTTGGTGCCAGAACATGAAAGAGAAACCCAAAGCCGATTGGACCGCCAACGAAGCAGCGGATTTCGCCAAACACTGCTTGTTTAAATAA